The Candidatus Poribacteria bacterium genome contains the following window.
GATTAAAACGCATCACAATGTTGGTGGATTGCCGACGGATATGCCGTTTGAATTGCTTGAACCTTTTCGGGAACTCTTTAAGGATGAGGTGCGCGCTGTCGGTGCGGAACTGAATGTACCGGCAGATGTCTTGGGGCGACACCCGTTTCCGGGTCCTGGACTCGCTGTGCGAATTCTGGGTGAGGTTACCTGTGATCGGTTGGAGGTCCTCCGCGCAGCGGATGCTATTTTTATCTCCGAAATTAAAGCAGCAGGCTTGTACGACGAAATTTGGCAGGCGTTGGCGGTGCTGCTACCGGTCAAAAGTGTTGGCGTTATGGGAGACGCGCGGACCTACGAGAATGCTGTGGCATTGCGGGCTGTCACGAGCAGCGATGCGATGACAGCGGATTGGGCGCGCATCCCGGCTGATGTACTCGCCAGAATCTCGAACCGTATTATTAACGAGGTACAAGGCATCAACCGTGTCGTTTACGATATTAGTTCAAAGCCACCGAGTACGATTGAGTGGGAATAGCCGTCAGGGCGTTCCGCTGCGCTCCACTTTCAGCGATCAGGGCGTTCCGCTGCGCTCCACTCTCAGTCGTCAGCCAAGAGATTTTGTGGAAGTAGCAAACATCGGAAACCACTGCCAGATGGCTTAACTGACTGCTACGCAAGTCGCGTGTGGACTTGCGGGACAATACTGAAAGCGCAGCGCCCTGATTGCTGAAAGCGCAGTGCCCTAATCGCTATAAGCCTGTGCGGCGGCTTGAACGGCAGTGCCGAGTTTCACACTATGTCCGAACTCAATTAGCAATTTCTCCAAGGCATTGAGGAACAACATGACGTTCCGCTCGTTAGATGAGTCGCCCATGAGTCCAACTCTCCACGCCTTTCCGGCGAAGATTCCGAGACCACCCCCGATCTCTATGCCGTAGTCTGTAATGAGCCGTCCCCGAATAGTTGCATCGTCAATACCGTCAGGAATACGTAATGTTGTTAGCATTGGTGCGCGGTAACCTTCCTCAGCGGCGGGTTGCAACCCAATCGCTTCAGCCCCCGCCAGAAGTGCGAGTGCATTGCGTTCATGCCGTTCATAGCGAGCTGCTAAACCCTCTTCTAATATGACACGTAATCCTTCCCGTAAAGCGTAGATAAGCGACATTGAGACTGTGTGATGATAGCCGCGTTTTTTGGCGTGCCAATAATTTTCGAGCAATGTCATGTCGAGATAAAAACTCTGGATGGGGGTCTTACGGTTCCGAATGACTTCCACGGCGCGTTCGCTGAAACTAATCGGTGAAAGTCCAGGAGGACAGGCGAGACACTTTTGGGTGCAGCTATAGGCGACATCAATACCGCGTATGTCGAGGTCTACGGGTTGTCCACCGAGGGAAGTTACACAGTCGGCGAGAAAGAGGGCTCCATTTTCATGGGCGATCTCAACGGCTTCTGTTAGTGGCTGAAGGATACCGGTGGAGGTTTCGCCATGCACGAGTGCAACCAGTTTCGGGTTTGAGACCTTCGCAACGGCTTTAGCGATCTTTTCGGTGGGAATGTGTTTACCCCATTCTGCTTCGACGGTTGTCACGTTTGCGCCGCACCGTGCGGCGATGTCGGCGATCCTGGCACCGAAGTAGCCACAGACCCCAACAACTACTGAATCATCGGGTTCAATGAGGTTTGCGAGCGCGGCTTCCATTCCAGCAGTCCCGGTTCCAGAGACCGGTAAGGTTAGGCTGTTTTCGGTTCCAAAGACACGGCGGAGCAGTGCCACGGTGTCATCCATTATTTTAACAAATTCTGCGTCTAAATACCCCAACATCGGGGTCGTCATTGCTTTAAGTACCCGCGCGTTCGCTTCACTGGGTCCAGGACCGAGTAGCACGCGCGGGGATGCTATTAATTCGTCATACACTTTTTGATAGGCTCCTCAGATATTGCCTAAATCACAGATTTTGGGAATTTGAGAACATTGAGATTAAGGCGAGTTGGCAAAAAATAGAGGATGCCGTGTGGCACCCTCTATTGGAAAGCCTCGGTCAGGCGACCGAGGCAAAAGTAAGTGAGTGTGGGAATTACTCACCACCACCACCGCCGCCACCGGCAGCTTCACCACGAATCTGCAGATTATTCGCTCTCATGTAGCTTTGAATCGTTTGAATCTGGCTAATTGCGTAGGTGAGTGCCTGATTGACTTTTGTGTCGACAGGTGGGGTCGTCTCATATTTTGCCCACAACCGGTTGAAGTAATCCAAGGCATCGTTGAAATAGACATCGTCACTATCGGCTAATACCATATAGGCTTCACCAATCTGGACGAGGCCAAGGTCAGCGTACTTGGTCGTCGGGTAGGTCTCAATAATCTTACTATAGGCAGCGATAGCCCCTTCGATAGCGGGTTTCTGCTCGTCACCGCTTGTGAGTTTTGCTTCGTTGAGGAGATCGGTTGCGACCTCATACTCGTAGAAGGTCAAAGCGTTTGCCGTATCGTTGAGATAATTGAGTGCCGTCGATTTTGATTCGTTCCCGATGCCGGGTGTATCGACTGCTTTCTGATAGTTCTCGATCGCCATCTGATAGAAGCTAATACGTTCGGCTTCTTCAATACCTTGCTCAGAACCGGCGTTGTAGTACTTATTGCCGATGTTAATGAGCGCGTCAGCAGTATACTGACTGTTTGGATACTCAGCGACGAGGATTTCGTTCGCCTCAAAGAGTCGATCGTACCAGCGCTGTCTCGCTTCGGCATCGCCACCCTTTTCGGCGGCTTCACTCAGGAGCTGCGCACAGGTCGAGATAGCATACAACGATTCCGCCGCGCTTTTGTGCGTCTTGTTCACAGTGCGGACTTTCTCGTATTCTTCGATGGCTTTCTCGAATTGTTGGGCAGCGTAGTAAGATTCACCGACGTGATACTGCCAGAAGGCGGCATCGTTCGCGCTCGGATACCGGCGGACCATATCGCGGAAGACATCACCCGCGGCGAGGAAATAATTCACCGCTTTTTCAGACATTTCACCGTCAATACCGACCTGCATCCGACCCAGCTCGAAGTTGGAGGCGGCGAGGTAATTCAGTGCCGTCTCTGTGTTCTTCCTGAGACCATCGGATGCCGGGAAAAGCCCTTGATCAATGTAGCCAACGAACGTTGTCAGCGGTGTAAGCGCACTCGTCAGGTCTTGTGGAAGTTTCACACCGATACCCACAGAGTAATAAATCTGTCCGGCTTGGAAGAGCGAATTCTGAACATACGGGATGACCGTATCTTTGTCCGCTTTTTCGACCGGTGCAGCGATGGATGTCACTTCAAAGAAGGAACCGGCGGCTTGTCGACTTGCATCAATGTAGGGTTGTAGGTCTGTCCCTGCTTCCGTTGAGAAGAGGGAACGCGCTTTGTCGGAATAGAGGAATCCAATATTGTATTGTGCGGCGGCTTTCTCAGCCACGGTTGCCTGCGGATTCGCCATAGTCCTGTCGCGTGCCTCAACGGCTTCGGCAATGGCTTCATCTAAACGACCGAGTTCGACGTAGAGGGTGGAGCGACGGATACCAGCGTCAGCAACCATTGAGGCGACGTTCGCGTTATCCGAACCGCTGTATTCACCGATCAAAGTCTGGAAGGTTTCCAGTGCTCTGTCGAGCTGCTTGAGTTGGTCTTGATAAATCAAGCCTATGCGATAGTAGGATTGCGCTTTGACGAGCGGGTCCTCGACCAATTCAATGGCGTTTTGGTAGCTCATCAAGGCTTCCGAATAAGTTTTGAGTTGCTCGTCTTGCGCGAATGCCATAGCGAAGTAGGAGCGTCCCTTCATATCCGGATCTTCCGTGTTTTCAATAATATACTGATACTCTTGCACCGAGGCGGCGTGGTCGCCGAGCGTGGCGTTGAGTTCAGCGAGACGTGAATGTGCTTGGAAGATGAGAGTCTTCCGTGCTTCGTCCTCCGTCTGTCCTTCTAATGCCGTGACGGCTTTGAATGCGTCCGCTGCGCCTCTGTTGTCTTCGAGACCGAGTTTCGCCAAACCTGCAGTGTAATTAGCACTGATGAGGTTGTCAGCGTCATCTGTCAAGGTTGCGACTTTTTCAGCGGCGGCGACAGTATTCTGAAGGCTCAGCTGCTTGCTGCCAGCATCCGTAGCGGCTTGTGCAATTTGATAATGGCAGACTGCCGCTTGATACTGTGCGTTGGGTGCCAATTCGCTGTTCGGGAACTTTTGGACGAAGTCGAGATATGCTGCCAATCCTTCATCATAACGTTTGGCAGAATAGTAGGTATGTCCAATTTTCAGCTGCGAACGACTGCGTGCCTCTTCAGGTGCACCAGTGTTGTTCACGATCCGTGACAGGGACATTACCAACGCATCGACATCAACTTCTTCGCTACTGCTTTCAACAGCAGTGGCTTTAATCAGATCGATATGTCCAAGTGTCTTGAGAACAAGCTCATTGTCACTTTCGGCATATTTGCTGTTGGCTTCGTCAGCGATCTGAAGGATGAGTGCCCATTTTTCTGTATCGTTCTGTTTTTGCGCCGCGTCACGATAGGCGAGTGCCAGACCGTAATAGGCTTCAACAGCGTTCGGGCTATCGGCGTAGTCTGAAAGCACACGTTGGAATGCGGCTTCAGAGGAAGCCAAGAGATCCGGGTTATCAGTGGCGGCTTGGTAGTAACAAAGCCCCACGAGATAGAGCGCATCGTCTGCGTATTCACCCGAAGGGTTCCCGTCAACGACGGCTTGATATTGGACAGCAGCTTCTTCAAACCGCTTTTCTGCGCGGAGCAGGTCAGCAAGTTTGATCTCTGCCAACGACCTATTGTCAGCATCGGCAAGTTTATCCAAGATGCTATTGTAATAGTCAATTGCGTCATCTTGATTGCCCTGCTTGACGTGGCTGTTCGCGACGAGGAGAAGTGCGCGTTCGTAGTATTCACTGGTTTCCGGAATAGAGGCATAGCGATCGCGTGCCTGTCCCCAGTCACCCAGCATTTCGTGTGAAAGGGCTTCGTTCATGATACAGGCTTCCACTTGCGCGACACGCTCGCCGAAGTCGTCATAACGTTCCTCAGCAACACCAGGGAGGAAGGCTTCGTCATTAAACATGCCAACCGCTTCTCGATATGCCGAGACGGACTTCTGGAGGTATTCTGTATTGAAGTCAGCACCTGCATCGCCTTCCTGATAGCCTTCAGGTTTGGCGGCTTCGTAATAGGAACGTCCTTCAAAGAACTTACCCATCAGTTTGACGAGATGGAACTTCGGAAGTGGACGGTAATCCCAGAGTTTTGCGTATTCTTCAGCGGCTTCAACGTACTGTTTGAACTCTGTCCGTTTGATGTCAGCAAATCGGAGTTGAACCTCAGCGGCAAGGATATCGAACTCATTATCGTTCTTATTCTTGTCGATAAACTCGCGTGCCATGGTTTCTAACTCTTCTTTACGACCAAGATCGTTCAAAGCCCAGATTGCACCGTAGAGTGCGTGAGGGGCGACAGGATCTTGCGGGAAATTGTCAATCGTTTTCTGATACCACTGCAGTGAGAGTTCAAGCGTCGCCATTCCGGCTTCGGTATCCCCGGCATTTCTCTGTTCAGTGCCGAGTTTGTAATATGCCTCAGCAATCTGGTAGGAGCAATAGGGAACGAAGTCGGTGGCTTCTTGGTGTTCATTGATGACGCGTTCGTAAGCCACAGTCGCTTGACTCCAATTCGATAAGCGGAAGTAGCTATCAGCGATACCGAGTTTTGCTTCGGCGATATAGTCGCTTTCGGGGTATTCTTCGAGAAGCGTGGTGTATGAAACGATAGCGTTTTCATAGTCGCCTTGATCGAAGTATGTACGTCCGATAGCGGACTGGATTTCTGCCTGTAGCATCCGGTCGGCGGTATTTTGGAGTGCCAACTCATAGTTGACGCGAGCGTTGTCATAGTCCTTCTGACGGGCGTAAATTGCGCCTTGGTCGAAGTATGCTGCTGTGACGTATTGGCTTTCCGGGAACTGCGTAATGAAGTTGGTGTATCTACCGATAGCTTCATCATCTCTACCGAGTTGATTCAAACTATAAGCGGCTTTATACATCGCTTCGGCTTGCAGGTCGGGATAGTTTTTGAATTCCTCCGTCGCGATTTTGTCGAATTCCTGATAGGCTTGCTCATAGTTCGACTCATTCAGGAATGACTGTGCGATGAGGTGTTGTGCGTCATCTTTGAAGTCTGAATTCGGGAAACCGTCAAGAACAGCTTTGAAGGCTTGTCGGGAGTCTTCATAGTTCTGTAATTTGAAGTTCAGCTGCCCGATAGCATACCATGCGTTCTCAACGAAGAGGCTGTTCGGGAAGTTCTCGATGAGCTGCATGAACTTCGGTTCTGCCAATTCAAACTGCTCGGTACGGTAAAGGATGTGTCCCCAGAGATAGGTTAATCCCTCTTGGTGTTTAGGGATTGTTGCAGTGGGGGCGACCTTTTCGATGTACTCAATCGCGCTGTCATAGTAGTTGACATCGCCCGACTGTTCGGCGAGTCTCGAATAACTCACAGCGATCTTATAGTTAGCGAGGGTTGTGAAGTCCTTGTCAATAACTTCGGTTTTCACACCTCGTTTTGTTGATTCGACGAGTGCCTCGGCATACTTTTCAATCGC
Protein-coding sequences here:
- a CDS encoding alanine--glyoxylate aminotransferase family protein → MYDELIASPRVLLGPGPSEANARVLKAMTTPMLGYLDAEFVKIMDDTVALLRRVFGTENSLTLPVSGTGTAGMEAALANLIEPDDSVVVGVCGYFGARIADIAARCGANVTTVEAEWGKHIPTEKIAKAVAKVSNPKLVALVHGETSTGILQPLTEAVEIAHENGALFLADCVTSLGGQPVDLDIRGIDVAYSCTQKCLACPPGLSPISFSERAVEVIRNRKTPIQSFYLDMTLLENYWHAKKRGYHHTVSMSLIYALREGLRVILEEGLAARYERHERNALALLAGAEAIGLQPAAEEGYRAPMLTTLRIPDGIDDATIRGRLITDYGIEIGGGLGIFAGKAWRVGLMGDSSNERNVMLFLNALEKLLIEFGHSVKLGTAVQAAAQAYSD
- a CDS encoding tetratricopeptide repeat protein, with translation MNPRILGIIGGLALIIALLSPLMMGSSKKVEQLYQSAEDLRGQADYEGAIEKYAEALVESTKRGVKTEVIDKDFTTLANYKIAVSYSRLAEQSGDVNYYDSAIEYIEKVAPTATIPKHQEGLTYLWGHILYRTEQFELAEPKFMQLIENFPNSLFVENAWYAIGQLNFKLQNYEDSRQAFKAVLDGFPNSDFKDDAQHLIAQSFLNESNYEQAYQEFDKIATEEFKNYPDLQAEAMYKAAYSLNQLGRDDEAIGRYTNFITQFPESQYVTAAYFDQGAIYARQKDYDNARVNYELALQNTADRMLQAEIQSAIGRTYFDQGDYENAIVSYTTLLEEYPESDYIAEAKLGIADSYFRLSNWSQATVAYERVINEHQEATDFVPYCSYQIAEAYYKLGTEQRNAGDTEAGMATLELSLQWYQKTIDNFPQDPVAPHALYGAIWALNDLGRKEELETMAREFIDKNKNDNEFDILAAEVQLRFADIKRTEFKQYVEAAEEYAKLWDYRPLPKFHLVKLMGKFFEGRSYYEAAKPEGYQEGDAGADFNTEYLQKSVSAYREAVGMFNDEAFLPGVAEERYDDFGERVAQVEACIMNEALSHEMLGDWGQARDRYASIPETSEYYERALLLVANSHVKQGNQDDAIDYYNSILDKLADADNRSLAEIKLADLLRAEKRFEEAAVQYQAVVDGNPSGEYADDALYLVGLCYYQAATDNPDLLASSEAAFQRVLSDYADSPNAVEAYYGLALAYRDAAQKQNDTEKWALILQIADEANSKYAESDNELVLKTLGHIDLIKATAVESSSEEVDVDALVMSLSRIVNNTGAPEEARSRSQLKIGHTYYSAKRYDEGLAAYLDFVQKFPNSELAPNAQYQAAVCHYQIAQAATDAGSKQLSLQNTVAAAEKVATLTDDADNLISANYTAGLAKLGLEDNRGAADAFKAVTALEGQTEDEARKTLIFQAHSRLAELNATLGDHAASVQEYQYIIENTEDPDMKGRSYFAMAFAQDEQLKTYSEALMSYQNAIELVEDPLVKAQSYYRIGLIYQDQLKQLDRALETFQTLIGEYSGSDNANVASMVADAGIRRSTLYVELGRLDEAIAEAVEARDRTMANPQATVAEKAAAQYNIGFLYSDKARSLFSTEAGTDLQPYIDASRQAAGSFFEVTSIAAPVEKADKDTVIPYVQNSLFQAGQIYYSVGIGVKLPQDLTSALTPLTTFVGYIDQGLFPASDGLRKNTETALNYLAASNFELGRMQVGIDGEMSEKAVNYFLAAGDVFRDMVRRYPSANDAAFWQYHVGESYYAAQQFEKAIEEYEKVRTVNKTHKSAAESLYAISTCAQLLSEAAEKGGDAEARQRWYDRLFEANEILVAEYPNSQYTADALINIGNKYYNAGSEQGIEEAERISFYQMAIENYQKAVDTPGIGNESKSTALNYLNDTANALTFYEYEVATDLLNEAKLTSGDEQKPAIEGAIAAYSKIIETYPTTKYADLGLVQIGEAYMVLADSDDVYFNDALDYFNRLWAKYETTPPVDTKVNQALTYAISQIQTIQSYMRANNLQIRGEAAGGGGGGGE